A stretch of the Comamonas testosteroni TK102 genome encodes the following:
- a CDS encoding LysR family transcriptional regulator produces the protein MAINELRSITTFIKAAELGSLRKAALALGISPQAASKALAQLEAHLDARLFHRTTRVMSLTDAGQRLFEDVHPSLLGMQRALQTARSAKDEFAGPLRITGPRTTFQPILWRLVEEFCDLHPGIQPDVLLEDRIGNWVEDRVDVGFRLGPSPHEGVIARRLFPVQLPICGAPSYFQRHGVPLTLGDLAAHRCSAYRHPSTGKVLPWRVRIDDEPADQPVVPAICSNDELFELQAVLAGRVLGQLAGVTAAPYIRSGQLVPVLVEHMPNYASYFVYYGSRSSQPARARAFIDLALQRLGETCEYVLGPKDLRGNPPSKRSAKKV, from the coding sequence ATGGCCATCAACGAGCTACGTTCCATCACGACCTTCATCAAGGCCGCAGAGCTGGGGAGCCTGCGCAAGGCGGCACTGGCGCTTGGCATCAGTCCGCAGGCAGCAAGCAAGGCCTTGGCCCAGCTTGAAGCCCATCTGGACGCCCGTCTGTTCCATCGCACGACCCGGGTGATGTCGCTGACCGATGCCGGCCAGCGGCTGTTCGAGGACGTCCATCCGTCGCTGTTGGGCATGCAGCGGGCTCTTCAGACGGCGAGGTCGGCGAAGGACGAATTTGCCGGACCGCTCCGCATCACTGGCCCGCGAACGACGTTCCAGCCGATCCTGTGGCGCCTTGTCGAAGAGTTCTGCGACCTGCATCCCGGCATTCAGCCTGACGTGCTGCTGGAGGATCGCATCGGCAACTGGGTCGAGGATCGGGTCGACGTAGGCTTCCGTCTCGGGCCATCCCCCCATGAGGGAGTCATCGCACGCCGACTGTTTCCGGTGCAGTTGCCCATCTGCGGTGCGCCTTCGTACTTCCAGCGACACGGTGTGCCGCTGACGCTGGGGGACCTGGCTGCACACCGATGTAGTGCCTACCGGCACCCGAGCACCGGGAAAGTTCTGCCCTGGCGCGTGAGGATTGACGACGAGCCGGCGGACCAGCCCGTGGTGCCGGCCATCTGCAGCAACGACGAGCTGTTCGAGCTTCAGGCCGTCCTTGCCGGACGTGTGCTGGGGCAACTCGCCGGCGTGACGGCGGCGCCTTACATCCGTTCGGGGCAGCTGGTGCCGGTCCTGGTCGAGCACATGCCCAACTACGCCAGCTACTTCGTCTACTACGGAAGCAGATCGTCGCAACCCGCCCGAGCGCGCGCGTTCATCGACTTGGCCCTTCAGCGGCTGGGCGAGACCTGCGAGTACGTCCTTGGCCCCAAGGATTTGCGCGGCAATCCACCGTCCAAACGCTCTGCCAAGAAGGTATGA
- a CDS encoding ABC transporter permease, whose translation MSFSTLDPQSHAAVAPAVPVNHAASTSADLVMPPQPNAVKVWMTSWLVPAVLPLLLLIAWDLAVRATGTMLVPSPKEVGLMLWDFAFGGIYDDAFSETLGIHWLKSMSRVYGAFGLAALLGIPLGLVIGKNAAVRRFVDPTLQMLRPVPVTAWLPLSMIFFGVGPNAAIFLVFLGAFFPIVINTTFGVKSVEPRLFEAAAMLGCQGASMFRQVVLPAAMPSIFNGLRLGHGIAWFLIVVGEMTGVPEGLGAAIMDGRMLSRTDVVIAGMVVIGFTGFVTDRLLVALNNRLLKWSPQHNV comes from the coding sequence ATGTCATTCTCCACTCTTGACCCTCAATCACATGCGGCTGTGGCGCCCGCAGTGCCCGTCAATCACGCTGCTTCAACGTCTGCGGATCTGGTTATGCCGCCGCAACCCAATGCCGTCAAGGTTTGGATGACAAGCTGGCTGGTGCCTGCTGTGCTTCCACTGTTGTTGCTGATCGCTTGGGACTTGGCCGTGCGTGCGACCGGAACCATGCTGGTTCCTTCACCCAAGGAAGTCGGGTTGATGCTGTGGGACTTCGCGTTTGGTGGCATCTATGACGATGCCTTCAGCGAAACTCTGGGCATTCACTGGTTGAAGTCCATGTCTCGTGTTTACGGAGCTTTTGGACTGGCTGCTCTGCTGGGCATACCCCTGGGCCTGGTGATCGGTAAAAACGCCGCCGTACGCCGCTTTGTAGATCCCACGCTGCAAATGCTGCGCCCTGTGCCTGTGACGGCATGGCTTCCGCTGTCAATGATCTTCTTCGGTGTCGGCCCCAACGCGGCCATCTTCCTGGTGTTCCTCGGGGCATTTTTTCCCATTGTCATCAACACCACCTTTGGTGTGAAGTCGGTGGAGCCTCGTCTGTTTGAGGCCGCCGCCATGCTGGGCTGTCAGGGCGCTTCCATGTTTCGTCAGGTGGTGCTGCCAGCGGCCATGCCATCCATCTTCAATGGCCTGCGCCTGGGTCACGGCATTGCATGGTTTTTGATCGTGGTCGGTGAGATGACGGGCGTTCCCGAAGGACTGGGTGCCGCCATCATGGACGGTCGCATGCTCTCGCGCACTGATGTGGTGATTGCCGGCATGGTCGTCATCGGCTTCACTGGCTTTGTCACCGACCGTCTGCTGGTCGCACTCAACAATCGTCTGCTCAAGTGGAGCCCGCAACACAATGTCTGA
- a CDS encoding LysR substrate-binding domain-containing protein yields the protein MESSLPIKSLLVFDAVMKHHSFTQAAQDLHVTQGAVGQQIRKLEDWLGVLLFVRGVRQLHPTAEASAYWAGIKPALARIQQASDQLRLSHANEVWLSMPPTLAAKWFAPRMEGFLAKCPGTSLHLSADTAMIDFERDRVDLAIRYFNGKDPTLDVALLCSDEARLYCSPEYAAKLHLKTPDDLRRATLLHTTLQPHWVSWLRQFSTLSDTQIAAIPGQHFDQSILAIETARHGQGVVLSSAILTEAEVREGTLCEPFDARLDVGKGYYVVNAKGADLRPAAAMLKQWLLSIVAADRSPKD from the coding sequence ATGGAATCTTCACTCCCTATCAAATCTTTGCTGGTTTTTGATGCTGTCATGAAGCACCACAGCTTTACCCAGGCTGCACAGGACCTGCATGTCACACAAGGTGCGGTCGGCCAGCAAATTCGGAAGCTCGAAGATTGGCTAGGAGTACTACTGTTTGTTCGGGGAGTGCGGCAGTTGCATCCGACCGCTGAGGCATCAGCGTATTGGGCCGGTATCAAACCTGCACTTGCCCGTATTCAACAGGCCAGCGATCAGCTTCGGCTCAGCCATGCCAATGAAGTTTGGCTGTCTATGCCTCCCACACTGGCAGCTAAGTGGTTCGCCCCAAGGATGGAGGGATTTCTGGCCAAATGCCCAGGCACATCTCTGCATCTGAGTGCAGATACGGCAATGATTGATTTCGAACGAGATCGTGTCGACCTTGCAATCCGCTACTTCAATGGAAAAGATCCCACCTTAGACGTAGCACTGCTATGCAGCGATGAAGCACGCCTGTACTGTTCTCCAGAATACGCCGCTAAGCTGCACCTAAAAACGCCAGATGACTTGCGTCGAGCCACCCTGCTGCACACAACGTTGCAGCCGCATTGGGTATCGTGGCTTCGGCAGTTCAGCACGCTAAGCGATACGCAGATAGCAGCCATACCTGGTCAGCATTTCGATCAGTCCATCTTGGCCATAGAGACTGCCCGGCATGGACAGGGCGTCGTCCTGAGCAGCGCCATACTGACAGAGGCCGAAGTGCGCGAAGGGACACTTTGCGAACCGTTCGATGCGCGCCTGGATGTCGGCAAGGGCTACTATGTGGTGAACGCAAAAGGAGCAGACTTGCGCCCTGCAGCTGCGATGCTGAAACAATGGCTTTTGAGTATTGTTGCTGCGGATAGAAGCCCCAAAGACTGA
- a CDS encoding aldo/keto reductase gives MQHVVLNNGLQMPITGYGVFQIVDPKECERSVADAIETGYRLIDTAASYMNEEAVGNGLRASGIARDQLFVTSKLWVQETGYERTQQAIEKSLRRLRLDYLDLYLIHQPFGDVHGSWRAMEDAYRAGKLRAIGVSNFHPDRLMDIKAFNEIAPAVNQVEVNPFLQQREAAPFMLDIGVQAEAWAPFAEGRNGLFHNEVLMGIAERHGKSVGQVVLRWLVQRGIVALAKSVRKERMAENIAIFDFALEDTDMAHIAALDTNTSSFFSHRDPSIVKWMSERKLDI, from the coding sequence ATGCAACATGTCGTCCTGAACAACGGTCTCCAGATGCCCATCACCGGTTATGGTGTCTTCCAGATCGTGGACCCCAAGGAGTGCGAGCGAAGCGTCGCCGATGCCATCGAGACAGGTTACCGCCTGATCGACACGGCGGCCTCCTACATGAATGAGGAAGCCGTGGGCAACGGCCTGCGCGCCAGCGGCATCGCGCGCGACCAGTTGTTCGTCACCAGCAAGCTGTGGGTGCAGGAGACCGGCTATGAGCGCACCCAGCAGGCCATCGAGAAGTCACTTCGGCGGCTTCGACTCGACTACCTTGACCTCTACCTGATCCACCAGCCGTTCGGTGACGTTCATGGCTCCTGGCGAGCGATGGAGGATGCTTACCGGGCCGGCAAGCTCCGCGCCATCGGCGTGAGCAACTTTCATCCGGACCGCCTGATGGACATCAAGGCGTTCAACGAAATTGCGCCGGCGGTCAACCAGGTCGAAGTCAACCCCTTCCTGCAGCAGCGCGAGGCAGCGCCTTTCATGCTGGACATCGGCGTTCAGGCCGAAGCCTGGGCGCCTTTCGCGGAGGGCCGCAATGGCCTGTTCCATAACGAGGTGTTGATGGGCATCGCCGAGCGGCACGGGAAGTCGGTGGGCCAGGTGGTACTGCGCTGGCTGGTGCAGCGCGGCATCGTGGCCCTCGCCAAATCCGTGCGCAAGGAACGTATGGCCGAGAACATCGCCATCTTTGACTTCGCCCTTGAAGACACCGACATGGCGCACATCGCCGCGCTCGACACCAACACGAGCAGCTTCTTCTCGCATCGCGATCCGTCCATCGTCAAGTGGATGTCCGAGCGCAAGCTCGACATCTGA
- a CDS encoding threonine aldolase family protein, with protein MFSFLDDYSEGAHPDILQALADSNLTQESPYGTDSHSQDAVLRIKEHLGTGFQGSIHFVASGTMANIISISSCLRPHEAVIAVDTGHIVVREAGAIEATGHKLITVPPVNGKLTPDAIEGSLASNAHFPHMAKPRLIYLSNASETGTIYTLAELRAISTLAKKRGLLVFLDGARLGAALASSKNDVNLEDIASLVDLFWIGGTKVGALLGEAIVVNNPMLAEDFAFHIKQRGGMLAKGRLLGIQFQQLFGPKPLFTSLASHANVMAAKLASGILATGYQLSADTETNQLFPILPNGVIAALQAHFSFYVWSKFDEDSSIVRLVTSWATEEQHVNAFLRHLEQASHMEHSH; from the coding sequence ATGTTTAGCTTCCTCGACGACTACAGCGAAGGTGCCCATCCAGACATCCTGCAAGCATTGGCTGACTCCAATCTCACGCAGGAGAGCCCGTATGGCACCGATAGCCATTCACAGGATGCCGTGCTCCGTATCAAGGAACATCTGGGTACTGGTTTCCAGGGCTCTATTCATTTTGTGGCCAGCGGCACCATGGCCAACATCATCTCAATCTCAAGTTGCCTTCGCCCCCATGAGGCGGTGATTGCCGTTGACACGGGCCATATCGTGGTGCGTGAGGCCGGCGCAATTGAGGCCACGGGACATAAGTTGATTACCGTACCTCCGGTCAATGGAAAACTCACTCCTGATGCAATCGAAGGTTCACTGGCAAGCAATGCACACTTTCCGCACATGGCGAAACCACGGCTGATCTACCTCTCCAACGCCAGCGAGACAGGAACTATCTACACGTTGGCCGAGCTGCGTGCCATTTCCACACTCGCCAAAAAGCGTGGTCTTCTTGTTTTCCTTGATGGAGCTCGGCTTGGTGCTGCCTTGGCATCGTCCAAGAACGATGTCAATTTGGAGGACATTGCGTCGTTGGTGGACCTCTTTTGGATCGGAGGTACCAAGGTGGGCGCGTTATTGGGAGAAGCCATCGTCGTCAACAATCCAATGCTTGCCGAAGACTTTGCATTCCACATCAAACAACGCGGAGGCATGCTGGCCAAAGGCCGACTGCTGGGTATCCAATTTCAGCAGCTCTTTGGTCCCAAGCCGCTTTTTACATCCCTCGCCAGCCACGCAAATGTCATGGCAGCGAAGCTGGCGTCAGGCATCCTGGCTACGGGTTACCAGTTGTCCGCAGATACAGAGACCAACCAGCTTTTCCCGATTCTCCCCAATGGGGTTATTGCGGCATTGCAAGCTCATTTCTCCTTCTACGTATGGAGCAAGTTTGACGAAGACAGCTCCATCGTCCGTCTGGTGACGTCATGGGCCACAGAGGAGCAGCATGTAAATGCGTTCTTAAGACATCTCGAGCAGGCATCGCACATGGAGCACAGTCACTGA
- a CDS encoding cupin domain-containing carboxymuconolactone decarboxylase family protein, with the protein MKSLLCIALGGAAAASAAPLPDAEPVREVVEVRSAASQRVMAGPAETFTGTVRVSSPFQAVPPGTAGGATVTFSAGARTAWHTHPLGQTLIVVEGLGLVQQQGQPAHVIRPGDIVTIPPHARHWHGAGPSGPMVHLAIAEKENGTAVTWQDKVTEQDYRAALTGAGLRVSNAPQATSAKTLAPRSETLTARQRAIVLTGSFMAASDMPRLNAALNQGLDDGLTISEAKEVLVQLYAYAGFPRSLNALGELLKVVDLRKQQGTHDDLGREPSRPVATGNELVTVGQTNQSEISGGPVQGPVFEFAPVINQFLQAHLFGDIFERDNLDWQSRELATVGALAATPGAQAQLRSHMRASLRVGLTAQQLQQLVRTLAEHVGPEVAARADEALAQAIGAASEG; encoded by the coding sequence ATGAAATCACTTCTGTGTATCGCACTTGGCGGCGCAGCGGCGGCAAGTGCAGCGCCGCTTCCCGATGCGGAGCCCGTCCGCGAGGTCGTTGAGGTCCGTTCCGCCGCCTCGCAGCGGGTCATGGCCGGCCCTGCCGAGACCTTCACCGGCACCGTCCGCGTCAGCTCTCCCTTCCAGGCGGTACCTCCGGGCACGGCGGGAGGCGCCACGGTGACCTTCTCAGCCGGGGCCCGGACGGCTTGGCACACCCACCCGCTGGGTCAGACGCTGATCGTGGTGGAGGGACTGGGGCTGGTGCAGCAGCAGGGGCAGCCGGCACACGTCATCCGACCTGGCGACATCGTGACCATCCCTCCCCACGCGCGTCATTGGCATGGCGCGGGTCCTTCCGGCCCCATGGTTCATCTGGCCATCGCAGAGAAGGAGAACGGCACTGCGGTGACTTGGCAGGACAAGGTCACCGAGCAGGACTATCGCGCTGCGTTGACCGGTGCGGGATTACGTGTCTCGAATGCCCCGCAGGCAACGAGCGCCAAGACCCTTGCGCCTCGCTCCGAGACCTTGACCGCGAGGCAGCGTGCCATCGTCCTGACTGGATCCTTCATGGCCGCCAGCGATATGCCGCGTCTCAATGCCGCGTTGAATCAGGGGCTCGACGACGGGCTCACGATCAGCGAGGCCAAGGAGGTCCTGGTGCAGCTCTACGCCTACGCGGGATTTCCCAGAAGCCTGAACGCGCTGGGCGAGCTCCTCAAGGTGGTGGACCTGCGCAAGCAGCAAGGCACCCATGACGATCTGGGTCGCGAACCCAGTCGCCCGGTCGCCACTGGAAATGAGCTGGTGACCGTGGGTCAGACGAATCAGAGCGAGATTTCAGGCGGGCCCGTCCAAGGGCCGGTCTTCGAGTTCGCGCCCGTCATCAACCAGTTCCTGCAAGCCCATCTGTTCGGCGACATCTTCGAGCGCGACAACCTCGACTGGCAGAGCCGCGAGCTCGCCACGGTGGGTGCGTTGGCCGCTACCCCTGGCGCGCAAGCCCAGCTTCGGTCGCACATGCGAGCCAGCCTGCGCGTCGGCTTGACCGCGCAGCAGTTGCAACAGCTCGTTCGGACGCTCGCCGAGCACGTCGGTCCGGAGGTCGCGGCCAGAGCCGATGAAGCACTCGCGCAGGCCATTGGTGCCGCATCGGAAGGTTGA
- a CDS encoding MFS transporter, with translation MKNQKTWSLVLVASVILMVTMGARQSMGLFLSPLNTHTGLGIANISFAMAVAQLVWGAVQPVFGAVADRWGPGRVIVLGAFMLAAGSALTTQVTSQWGLIFAVGLLSAAGAGAGSFSILIGATAQRIPAERRSFAGGVINAGGSLGQFIFAPLNQAVMSAYGWMSAMWMMAVVALTTAPMAWWLRKTPVQASTANSSRDAITLRQQLGIAFRDKSYWCLHAGFFTCGFHIAFLVTHMPGEVDLCGLSPGVASTSLAIIGLSNVFGSLFAGALGSRVRMKMILFWMYASRVVAIVLYMAAPKEPWTFYIFAAALGVTWLATVPPTAGLTGKLFGARYLGTLFGLTLLSHQIGGFLGAWLGGVAVVQTGSYEWMWWADAALALAAAFVNLPIREAKPAERLATA, from the coding sequence ATGAAAAATCAAAAAACCTGGTCACTGGTCTTGGTGGCATCGGTGATTCTGATGGTCACCATGGGGGCACGGCAGTCCATGGGATTGTTCCTGTCGCCCTTGAATACGCATACGGGCTTGGGCATAGCAAACATCAGCTTTGCAATGGCTGTCGCTCAGCTGGTGTGGGGGGCAGTGCAGCCTGTCTTTGGCGCAGTGGCTGATCGCTGGGGCCCCGGTCGGGTTATTGTGCTGGGGGCATTCATGCTGGCAGCGGGATCTGCGCTGACCACGCAGGTCACCAGCCAATGGGGATTGATTTTCGCAGTGGGCTTGTTGAGCGCTGCAGGCGCTGGAGCGGGAAGCTTTTCTATCCTCATTGGAGCCACCGCGCAGCGCATCCCTGCGGAGCGACGCTCCTTCGCTGGAGGCGTTATCAACGCTGGTGGAAGTTTGGGGCAGTTCATCTTCGCGCCGTTGAACCAGGCGGTGATGTCGGCCTATGGCTGGATGAGCGCCATGTGGATGATGGCTGTCGTGGCGCTCACCACGGCACCGATGGCATGGTGGCTGCGCAAGACGCCTGTGCAAGCGAGTACAGCCAATTCATCCCGAGATGCAATTACCCTGCGCCAGCAACTCGGAATTGCGTTTAGGGACAAGAGTTATTGGTGTTTGCATGCCGGGTTCTTCACTTGCGGATTTCATATCGCATTTCTGGTGACGCACATGCCTGGTGAAGTCGACCTGTGTGGTTTGAGCCCTGGCGTGGCTTCGACTTCACTGGCGATTATCGGCCTCTCGAATGTGTTCGGTAGTCTGTTCGCGGGTGCATTAGGTTCCAGGGTGCGCATGAAGATGATCCTTTTCTGGATGTATGCATCGCGCGTTGTGGCCATCGTTCTTTACATGGCCGCTCCGAAAGAGCCTTGGACCTTTTACATCTTTGCGGCAGCTTTGGGCGTGACTTGGCTCGCCACTGTGCCACCGACCGCAGGGCTCACCGGCAAGCTGTTTGGCGCTCGTTACCTCGGGACCCTTTTTGGGCTGACGTTGTTGAGCCATCAGATCGGTGGATTCTTGGGTGCTTGGTTGGGGGGCGTGGCCGTTGTCCAGACTGGCAGTTACGAATGGATGTGGTGGGCCGATGCCGCTTTGGCCCTGGCTGCTGCTTTCGTCAACCTGCCCATCAGGGAAGCCAAGCCCGCAGAGCGACTGGCCACCGCCTAA
- a CDS encoding MFS transporter, translated as MSIASPNSSPRNTSTILAIIVASYLMIVVDISIVITGLPRIQSSLGFSAAQLSWVTNAYTLTFGGLLLLGARAGDVLGRKRMFILGLAVFTLASVAIGFAPSTTWLLASRAIQGAGAAVLAPSTLALLSTHFAEGPERTRALSLYAAAAGVGATLGLVLGGFFADLVSWRAGFFINLPIGLLLIAAARRHIEETPRHPGRFDIGGAITSTLGMTALVYGLVRAADVGWSDRLALAALVGGAALIVVFVVIELSVSQPILPLRLLANRERTGAYLARMLFLGGAVGFWFFSTQFLQGVLHLRPIQAGLAFLPVTLPNFASAMAVPKLARRFGNETLLTAGLLLGVIGLAWLGQAGVESTYWTGVALPMVLIGFGQGLLLAPLTAAGVAGVAHEDAGAASGLVNVAHQLGGALGLALLVLVFANAAPETRLDAAGLALRISAVMDVAAVLVGLALIAVLFFIVLPRHRQARKLEVLS; from the coding sequence ATGAGCATCGCCTCACCGAACTCGTCGCCGCGCAATACGAGCACGATCCTGGCCATCATCGTGGCTAGCTATCTGATGATCGTGGTGGACATCTCCATTGTCATCACCGGCCTGCCACGCATCCAGAGCAGTCTGGGCTTTTCTGCTGCGCAGCTGTCATGGGTCACCAACGCCTACACCCTGACCTTCGGCGGCTTGTTGCTGCTGGGAGCGCGGGCCGGTGACGTCCTTGGCCGCAAGCGCATGTTCATCCTCGGGTTGGCGGTGTTCACGCTGGCCTCGGTGGCAATCGGGTTCGCGCCCTCCACGACCTGGCTGCTGGCGTCACGCGCCATCCAGGGCGCTGGTGCCGCGGTGCTGGCGCCCTCGACGCTGGCCTTGCTGTCCACCCACTTCGCCGAAGGTCCGGAGCGGACTCGCGCGCTGTCCCTCTATGCGGCTGCGGCAGGCGTGGGCGCGACCTTGGGACTGGTGTTGGGCGGATTCTTCGCCGACCTGGTCTCCTGGCGGGCCGGGTTCTTCATCAACCTGCCCATCGGGCTGCTGCTCATCGCCGCGGCGCGTCGACATATTGAAGAGACGCCGCGGCACCCGGGACGCTTCGACATTGGCGGCGCTATCACCTCCACCTTGGGGATGACGGCGCTGGTCTACGGACTGGTGCGAGCTGCCGACGTCGGCTGGAGCGACCGCCTCGCGCTAGCTGCCCTGGTAGGCGGGGCGGCCCTGATCGTCGTCTTCGTCGTAATCGAACTCAGCGTCAGCCAACCCATCCTGCCATTGCGCTTGCTGGCCAACCGCGAACGGACCGGGGCCTACCTGGCGCGCATGCTCTTCCTGGGCGGCGCGGTCGGTTTCTGGTTCTTCTCCACCCAGTTCCTGCAGGGTGTGCTCCACCTGCGTCCGATCCAGGCCGGACTGGCCTTCCTGCCGGTCACTCTGCCCAACTTCGCTTCGGCGATGGCGGTGCCTAAGCTGGCCCGCCGGTTCGGCAACGAGACGCTGCTGACGGCTGGACTTCTGCTTGGTGTGATCGGCCTGGCGTGGCTCGGCCAAGCCGGCGTCGAGTCCACCTACTGGACAGGTGTGGCCCTACCGATGGTGCTAATCGGTTTCGGACAGGGCCTGCTGTTGGCGCCGCTCACCGCCGCTGGCGTGGCCGGGGTCGCCCATGAGGATGCGGGCGCGGCATCGGGGCTGGTCAACGTGGCCCATCAACTGGGCGGTGCGTTGGGTCTCGCTCTCTTGGTGCTGGTGTTCGCGAATGCCGCGCCCGAGACAAGGCTCGACGCCGCAGGCCTCGCACTCCGAATCTCAGCCGTCATGGATGTGGCCGCCGTGCTGGTGGGCTTGGCGCTGATCGCCGTATTGTTTTTCATCGTGCTGCCGCGCCACCGGCAGGCGCGAAAGCTGGAGGTCCTCTCATGA
- a CDS encoding ABC transporter substrate-binding protein, with the protein MLSRRLLLASLTTTAMALSVTAPAQAADKVIKVGTLKLIHGITPYFYDKFTPAGYKIEVIPFETPTDGKNAVVTKSVDFGTYGLAAATLGAAAGEPVVIVAPTCNGGMAIVVGKNSGIGNFKALKGKRVGILPGSTQEAVFLDRLKAEGMTLKDVKSVRVSFSEMAGALERGDIDGYVGAEPGPSISAIRGVGKVLEFPYSTPTGKVNMVMTTHADTVKSDPELTKVFLEIHRKASEYAMAHRPELVQMAGAKLGLPADVANLAADNVELTWKIDQDWINRSKYYGSLMLERKQIRKLPDYGSFIVTGFNPK; encoded by the coding sequence ATGCTGTCTCGCCGTCTTTTGCTCGCCTCTTTGACTACTACTGCCATGGCCCTGTCGGTGACGGCTCCAGCACAGGCCGCTGACAAGGTCATCAAGGTGGGGACGCTCAAACTGATTCATGGCATCACGCCTTATTTCTACGATAAGTTCACACCGGCGGGCTACAAGATCGAAGTCATCCCGTTTGAAACACCTACCGATGGCAAGAATGCCGTAGTTACCAAATCTGTGGATTTCGGTACCTACGGTCTGGCCGCTGCCACCCTGGGTGCTGCGGCGGGCGAGCCGGTGGTCATAGTCGCGCCGACCTGCAATGGCGGTATGGCGATTGTGGTGGGCAAGAACAGCGGCATTGGCAACTTCAAGGCGCTCAAAGGCAAGCGAGTGGGCATTCTGCCCGGCTCCACGCAGGAAGCGGTGTTTCTGGATCGTCTGAAGGCTGAAGGCATGACTCTCAAGGATGTGAAGTCCGTGCGCGTGTCCTTCAGTGAGATGGCGGGTGCGCTGGAGCGTGGAGATATCGATGGCTATGTGGGCGCAGAACCTGGCCCTTCCATCAGCGCTATTCGCGGTGTGGGCAAGGTTCTCGAGTTTCCTTACAGCACGCCCACGGGCAAGGTCAACATGGTCATGACCACCCATGCCGACACTGTCAAAAGCGATCCGGAACTGACCAAGGTATTCCTGGAGATTCACCGCAAGGCCTCCGAATACGCCATGGCCCATCGTCCTGAACTGGTACAGATGGCAGGGGCCAAGCTGGGTCTGCCCGCCGATGTGGCCAATCTGGCTGCAGACAATGTAGAGCTGACATGGAAGATCGATCAGGACTGGATCAACCGCAGCAAGTACTACGGCTCGCTGATGCTGGAGCGCAAGCAGATTCGCAAGTTGCCTGATTACGGCAGCTTCATCGTGACGGGTTTCAACCCGAAGTAA
- a CDS encoding AraC family transcriptional regulator: protein MRDEVQYSHTTAIPGLVLSTARFADFRFEPHYHLDFHVALVANGAQRQSFKGESLLLTPGAIQLMPAGEVHDGTAAEAESYTLHTFRLTPSLLASVGQEVTGRHHFPSQATVVLEDRKLADELLRLHTCMTQPAKEPLMEEVQVLELFEALFARIRHPAPQVIQGQLTHQQLQRVRDFMEAHIADKLALEVLASLVGLDRFRFLKQFKSAVGMTPHAWLLRLRLETALNMIHQGADISMTDVAHTVGFFDQSHFTHAFRSAYGTTPARFQRSQGNFLQGASSTR from the coding sequence TTGCGTGACGAGGTTCAATACAGTCACACCACAGCCATACCTGGCCTTGTCTTGAGCACAGCCAGGTTTGCCGATTTTCGTTTCGAGCCTCACTACCACCTCGATTTTCACGTTGCACTGGTTGCAAATGGTGCGCAGCGTCAATCATTCAAAGGCGAGTCTCTATTACTCACCCCAGGCGCCATCCAATTGATGCCAGCGGGAGAAGTCCACGATGGGACTGCTGCGGAGGCTGAATCCTATACGCTACATACCTTTCGCTTAACGCCCTCATTGCTCGCAAGCGTTGGGCAGGAAGTGACCGGCAGGCACCATTTCCCATCGCAGGCCACAGTGGTGCTCGAGGATCGCAAGCTTGCAGATGAGCTTCTCAGGCTGCATACCTGCATGACTCAGCCGGCAAAGGAGCCGTTGATGGAAGAAGTACAGGTGCTCGAATTGTTCGAGGCCTTATTTGCACGCATCCGGCATCCTGCGCCCCAAGTCATTCAGGGGCAACTGACGCATCAACAATTGCAACGTGTGAGAGATTTCATGGAAGCGCATATAGCTGACAAGCTCGCGCTTGAAGTCCTTGCCTCGTTGGTGGGCCTTGATCGTTTTCGGTTCCTCAAGCAATTCAAGAGTGCCGTTGGGATGACGCCACATGCCTGGCTACTTCGATTGAGGCTGGAGACTGCCCTGAACATGATCCACCAGGGAGCGGATATCTCAATGACGGATGTGGCTCACACTGTCGGCTTCTTCGACCAGAGCCATTTCACGCATGCATTCCGTAGCGCCTACGGGACAACCCCTGCACGCTTCCAGCGGTCGCAAGGCAATTTTTTACAAGGCGCCTCAAGCACGCGTTGA